A single window of Maylandia zebra isolate NMK-2024a linkage group LG2, Mzebra_GT3a, whole genome shotgun sequence DNA harbors:
- the fam199x gene encoding protein FAM199X, translated as MSESLYEKFLAPEEPFPLLSQRANLSDVGTLDVSDFGCQLSSCHRTDPLHRFHSNRWNLTSCGTSVASSECSEELFSSVSVGDQDDCYSLLDDQELTSLDLFPEGSVCSDVSSSISTYWDWSDSEFEWQLPGSDIASGSDVLSDIIPSVPSSPCLFSKRKPKPHPHRNLDELPWSAMTNDEQVEYIEYLSRKVSTEMGLREQLDIIKIIDPCAQISPTDSEFIIELNCLTDEKLKQVRNYIREHSPRQRASSTREGWKRSSHSSASTGGVSGASSSNASMVSSASSSTGSTASNSVAGGTASACSGSSVANISRAHSDGNLSSAAERIRDSKKRSKQRKLQQKALRKRQLKEQRQARKERLSGLFLNEEVLSLRVTEEDDHGDDLDILM; from the exons ATGTCTGAATCTTTGTATGAGAAGTTTTTGGCCCCGGAGGAGCCTTTCCCTCTCCTCTCCCAAAGGGCCAACCTGAGTGATGTGGGAACTCTGGATGTCAGCGATTTTGGCTGTCAGCTATCATCGTGTCATCGAACGGATCCTCTGCATCGCTTTCACAGTAACAG GTGGAACCTTACTTCCTGTGGTACCAGTGTTGCCAGCTCTGAGTGTAGCGAGGAGCTCTTCTCCTCCGTCTCTGTGGGGGATCAAGACGACTGCTACTCCCTTCTGGACGACCAAGAACTCACATCGCTGGATTTGTTTCCTGAAGGCAGTGTTTGCAGTGACGTCTCCTCCTCTATCAGCACATACTGGGACTGGTCTGACAGTGAATTTGAGTGGCAG TTACCAGGAAGTGACATTGCAAGTGGCAGTGATGTCCTCTCTGACATAATTCCAAGTGTGCCAAGTTCACCATGTTTGTTTTCCAAGAGGAAGCCAAAGCCCCACCCTCATCGCAACCTGGATGAGCTGCCTTGGAGTGCCATGACCAACGATgaacaa GTGGAGTACATTGAGTATCTGAGCCGGAAGGTCAGCACAGAGATGGGCCTGAGAGAGCAGCTCGACATCATCAAGATCATTGACCCCTGTGCTCAGATCTCTCCCACTGACAGCGAGTTCATCATCGAGCTCAACTGTCTCACCGATGAGAAGCTCAAACAG GTGCGTAACTACATCAGGGAGCACAGCCCCAGGCAGCGAGCCAGCAGCACCAGGGAGGGCTGGAAGAGGAGCAGCCACAGCAGTGCCAGTACAGGCGGCGTCAGCGGAGCCAGCAGCAGTAACGCCAGCATGGTCAGCTCTGCCAGCTCCTCCACTGGATCTACTGCCTCCAACTCTGTAGCAG GGGGTACAGCCTCTGCCTGTAGTGGGAGCAGTGTTGCTAATATTAGCAGAGCTCACAGTGATGGAAATCTTTCCAGTGCTGCAGAACGCATACGAGACTCTAAA AAACGTTCAAAGCAGCGAAAGCTTCAgcagaaagccctccgcaagcGACAGCTCAAAGAGCAGCGGCAGGCCCGAAAGGAGCGACTGAGCGGGCTGTTTCTGAACGAGGAGGTCCTGTCGCTACGGGTGACAGAGGAGGACGATCACGGAGACGACCTGGACATACTGATGTGA
- the smim19 gene encoding small integral membrane protein 19 isoform X1, with amino-acid sequence MGAHGVLGNEPDSIDYSVHEAWNEATNVYLLVILVSFGLLMYARKNKRKIMRIFTLPPTAGSSPEPNFYDSLQKVRLRQQLEMYSLDSRTHSTPRRDTPCFQLTSLWESPCCCKNTILRRPHCYL; translated from the exons ATGGGCGCTCACGGAGTTTTGGGAAACGAGCCCGACTCCATAGACTACTCTGTGCACGAAGCGTGGAACGAGGCCACGAATGTCTACCTGCTGGTGATCCTGGTCAGCTTCGGCCTGCTCATGTACGCCAGAAA AAACAAGAGGAAGATCATGCGCATCTTCACTCTGCCTCCCACCGCGGGCAGCAGCCCGGAGCCCAACTTCTACGACAGCCTGCAGAAGGTCCGCCTGCGACAGCAGCTGGAGATGTACTCTCTGG ATTCAAGGACCCACTCCACACCACGCCGAGATACGCCATGTTTTCAGCTAACCTCTCTGTGGGAATCGCCTTGTtgttgcaaaaatactattttacgCCGACCACACTGTTATttgtaa
- the smim19 gene encoding small integral membrane protein 19 isoform X2 codes for MGAHGVLGNEPDSIDYSVHEAWNEATNVYLLVILVSFGLLMYARKNKRKIMRIFTLPPTAGSSPEPNFYDSLQKVRLRQQLEMYSLARKFEQQQQQQHQQGQSDSVQLSME; via the exons ATGGGCGCTCACGGAGTTTTGGGAAACGAGCCCGACTCCATAGACTACTCTGTGCACGAAGCGTGGAACGAGGCCACGAATGTCTACCTGCTGGTGATCCTGGTCAGCTTCGGCCTGCTCATGTACGCCAGAAA AAACAAGAGGAAGATCATGCGCATCTTCACTCTGCCTCCCACCGCGGGCAGCAGCCCGGAGCCCAACTTCTACGACAGCCTGCAGAAGGTCCGCCTGCGACAGCAGCTGGAGATGTACTCTCTGG CCAGGAagtttgagcagcagcagcagcaacaacatcaGCAGGGCCAGTCAGACAGTGTGCAGCTCTCTATGGAGTGA
- the pld7 gene encoding 5'-3' exonuclease PLD3 isoform X1 has translation MPMVLRSRKSLRPGEVQLPTSTPTARRSSRSRQERATYEESDESDSELFLLQEEMERREAELEEEAAEEADLTDLKDCSVVLDRLQADEKSLKKDLEEKEDMNRKGGKPVSRIPTFQKRPAGASQSTELPVPRKDTPVHAQPPEKLGSLETSKSKPPDPRETALPAPLFHTPKIGFEAPSTFSRTEVALATAHGPLIAAQPVHSPLLTASPRPALRSEQVKSKTSETTPDGPTTHLPRESFPSKIPWEEPAETYDPAVKDRILLTPSGDSEKSAEIFQAPEDSQVEAIMDEEPPWETEPLNTAGLRDSISSSEAECEDELAGERSEEVKEDRKLLISQSKFPKLKEKKADPDSDAAAAPKTPAKVKATKSAKRSGCPSFTLFCFLSTTLLLLGGFSHHVWHYGLPMSVSQLTAQLELHWLEGFGLLPEPCSTDCRVHLVESIPVGLYQSSPSSRKSIADSWLHLLDRANSSVHIAAFYFTLRDSDLGSHESSDSQGRKVFEQLMKLESKGVKLQIAVNAPQQSNHDTADLAGTGAEVREVDLKAVTGGIVHTKLWVVDQKHFYVGSANMDWRSLSQVKEVGLSVEDCSCLAQDAFRIFGVYWSIGGVINGSLPPYWPARLSALSSSQKPLHLKFNGVPAQVYLSSAPPQISARGRSDDLSTILSVINDAQGFVYISVMDFLPLSQFTEPLRFWPAIDTALRAAACTRGVRVQLLVSCWEHSSPDMFIFLQSLQVLRRHPLTCDIDVKIFTVPSTAEQKKIPFARVNHAKYMVTDRVVYIGTSNWSENYFAFTAGVGLVVNQTGSAVKPGQQTLQSQAEELFLRDWGSEYASTLPVEDVDVCPRH, from the exons atgcccATGGTACTGCGATCCAGAAAGTCCCTCCGCCCCGGCGAGGTACAGTTGCCGACGTCGACACCGACAGCCAGGAGAAGCTCCAGGAGCAGGCAGGAGAGAGCTACGTACGAG GAGTCAGACGAGTCAGACTCTGAGCTTTTCCTGCTCCAGGAGGAGATGGAGAGACGTGAGGCTGAGCTGGAGGAGGAAGCTGCTGAGGAGGCAGATCTGACG GATCTGAAGGATTGCAGTGTTGTGCTGGACCGTCTCCAAGCTGACGAAAAGAGTTTGAAAAAAGACCTCGAGGAGAAAGAAGACATGAACCGCAAAGGTGGGAAACCAGTCTCCAGAATCCCAACTTTCCAGAAGCGACCCGCTGGAGCCAGTCAGAGCACGGAGCTGCCGGTTCCCAGAAAGGACACTCCAGTCCATGCTCAGCCTCCTGAGAAACTTGGAAGTCTGGAAACTTCAAAGTCCAAGCCGCCTGATCCCAGAGAAACAGCGCTCCCCGCGCCATTGTTCCACACCCCCAAAATTGGCTTCGAGGCTCCTTCTACATTCAGCAGGACAGAAGTGGCTCTTGCGACAGCTCACGGCCCTCTGATTGCTGCTCAACCTGTTCACTCCCCTCTTCTGACTGCAAGCCCCCGGCCTGCTCTCAGATCAGAGCAAGTCAAGAGCAAAACCTCAGAAACCACCCCAGATGGGCCTACAACACATCTGCCACGCGAGAGCTTCCCCAGCAAGATACCCTGGGAGGAGCCAGCGGAGACGTACGACCCCGCAGTTAAAGACAGGATTCTCCTCACTCCATCTGGAGACTCTGAAAAGTCTGCAGAGATCTTTCAAGCACCTGAGgacagccaagtggaagctataATGGACGAAGAACCTCCATGGGAGACAGAGCCACTGAACACAGCTGGTTTGAGGGACAGTATATCTTCATCAGAAGCTGAATGTGAGGATGAGTTGGCTGGTGAGAGATCAGAGGAAGTGAAGGAGGATCGTAAACTACTCATAAGCCAGTCAAAGTTCCCAAAGCTCAAAGAGAAAAAAGCAGATCCCGACTCAGACGCTGCTGCAGCACCAAAGACGCCCGCTAAAGTGAAAGCAACCAAGTCAGCCAAG AGGTCAGGATGTCCCAGTTTTACCCTCTTCTGCTTCCTGAGCACCACCTTGCTGCTTCTCGGAGGGTTCTCTCACCACGTGTGGCACTACGGGCTTCCCATGTCCGTGTCCCAGCTCACGGCTCAGCTGGAGCTGCACTGGCTGGAGGGCTTTGGATTGTTACCAGAGCCCTGTAGCACTGACTGTCG AGTGCACCTGGTGGAAAGCATTCCTGTCGGTCTCTACCAGTCTTCCCCCTCGTCCAGAAAGAGCATCGCAGACAGCTGGCTGCACCTGCTGGACAGAGCCAACAGCTCAGTCCACATCGCCGCTTTTTATTTCACACTGCGGGACAGCGATCTGGGCTCGCACGAATCCTCAGACTCTCAG GGAAGAAAGGTCTTTGAGCAGCTGATGAAACTTGAATCCAAAGGTGTAAAGCTCCAGATCGCTGTCAACGCCCCCCAACAGTCAAATCACGACACAGCCGACCTGGCTGGGACAG GTGCAGAGGTCAGAGAGGTGGACCTCAAAGCCGTTACTGGAGGCATCGTCCACACCAAGCTGTGGGTGGTTGACCAAAAGCACTTCTATGTGGGCAGTGCTAACATGGACTGGCGCTCTCTAAGCCAG GTGAAGGAGGTGGGTCTGTCAGTGGAGGACTGCAGCTGCCTGGCTCAGGATGCCTTTCGGATCTTTGGGGTGTATTGGAGCATCGGCGGTGTGATAAACGGTTCCCTGCCTCCGTACTGGCCCGCTCGCCTCTCTGCCCTGTCGAGTTCCCAGAAGCCCCTGCATCTGAAGTTCAACGGGGTCCCTGCTCAGGTCTACCTCTCT AGCGCCCCTCCACAAATCTCAGCCCGTGGCCGCTCTGACGATCTGTCCACTATTCTGTCTGTCATCAACGATGCTCAGGGATTCGTTTACATCTCTGTCATGGACTTCCTTCCACTGTCTCAGTTCACGGAGCCACTCAG GTTCTGGCCCGCCATCGACACGGCCCTGCGTGCTGCGGCGTGCACCAGAGGCGTGCGAGTCCAACTGCTGGTCAGCTGCTGGGAGCATTCTTCTCCTGACATGTTCATCTTCCTGCAGTCCCTGCAGGTGCTCAGGAGGCATCCACTGACGTGCGACATTGACGTG AAAATCTTTACAGTGCCTTCAACAGCAGAGCAGAAGAAGATTCCCTTTGCACGAGTCAACCATGCCAAGTACATGGTTACAGACAGAGTGGTCTATATAG GGACGTCCAACTGGTCAGAAAACTACTTTGCATTCACGGCTGGCGTGGGCTTGGTGGTGAACCAGACGGGCTCTGCTGTTAAACCGGGCCAGCAGACTCTGCAGAGCCAAGCAGAGGAGCTGTTCCTCAGAGACTGGGGGTCTGAGTACGCCTCCACGCTCCCCGTTGAAGACGTGGACGTGTGCCCGCGCCATTGA
- the pld7 gene encoding 5'-3' exonuclease PLD3 isoform X2, with the protein MESDESDSELFLLQEEMERREAELEEEAAEEADLTDLKDCSVVLDRLQADEKSLKKDLEEKEDMNRKGGKPVSRIPTFQKRPAGASQSTELPVPRKDTPVHAQPPEKLGSLETSKSKPPDPRETALPAPLFHTPKIGFEAPSTFSRTEVALATAHGPLIAAQPVHSPLLTASPRPALRSEQVKSKTSETTPDGPTTHLPRESFPSKIPWEEPAETYDPAVKDRILLTPSGDSEKSAEIFQAPEDSQVEAIMDEEPPWETEPLNTAGLRDSISSSEAECEDELAGERSEEVKEDRKLLISQSKFPKLKEKKADPDSDAAAAPKTPAKVKATKSAKRSGCPSFTLFCFLSTTLLLLGGFSHHVWHYGLPMSVSQLTAQLELHWLEGFGLLPEPCSTDCRVHLVESIPVGLYQSSPSSRKSIADSWLHLLDRANSSVHIAAFYFTLRDSDLGSHESSDSQGRKVFEQLMKLESKGVKLQIAVNAPQQSNHDTADLAGTGAEVREVDLKAVTGGIVHTKLWVVDQKHFYVGSANMDWRSLSQVKEVGLSVEDCSCLAQDAFRIFGVYWSIGGVINGSLPPYWPARLSALSSSQKPLHLKFNGVPAQVYLSSAPPQISARGRSDDLSTILSVINDAQGFVYISVMDFLPLSQFTEPLRFWPAIDTALRAAACTRGVRVQLLVSCWEHSSPDMFIFLQSLQVLRRHPLTCDIDVKIFTVPSTAEQKKIPFARVNHAKYMVTDRVVYIGTSNWSENYFAFTAGVGLVVNQTGSAVKPGQQTLQSQAEELFLRDWGSEYASTLPVEDVDVCPRH; encoded by the exons ATG GAGTCAGACGAGTCAGACTCTGAGCTTTTCCTGCTCCAGGAGGAGATGGAGAGACGTGAGGCTGAGCTGGAGGAGGAAGCTGCTGAGGAGGCAGATCTGACG GATCTGAAGGATTGCAGTGTTGTGCTGGACCGTCTCCAAGCTGACGAAAAGAGTTTGAAAAAAGACCTCGAGGAGAAAGAAGACATGAACCGCAAAGGTGGGAAACCAGTCTCCAGAATCCCAACTTTCCAGAAGCGACCCGCTGGAGCCAGTCAGAGCACGGAGCTGCCGGTTCCCAGAAAGGACACTCCAGTCCATGCTCAGCCTCCTGAGAAACTTGGAAGTCTGGAAACTTCAAAGTCCAAGCCGCCTGATCCCAGAGAAACAGCGCTCCCCGCGCCATTGTTCCACACCCCCAAAATTGGCTTCGAGGCTCCTTCTACATTCAGCAGGACAGAAGTGGCTCTTGCGACAGCTCACGGCCCTCTGATTGCTGCTCAACCTGTTCACTCCCCTCTTCTGACTGCAAGCCCCCGGCCTGCTCTCAGATCAGAGCAAGTCAAGAGCAAAACCTCAGAAACCACCCCAGATGGGCCTACAACACATCTGCCACGCGAGAGCTTCCCCAGCAAGATACCCTGGGAGGAGCCAGCGGAGACGTACGACCCCGCAGTTAAAGACAGGATTCTCCTCACTCCATCTGGAGACTCTGAAAAGTCTGCAGAGATCTTTCAAGCACCTGAGgacagccaagtggaagctataATGGACGAAGAACCTCCATGGGAGACAGAGCCACTGAACACAGCTGGTTTGAGGGACAGTATATCTTCATCAGAAGCTGAATGTGAGGATGAGTTGGCTGGTGAGAGATCAGAGGAAGTGAAGGAGGATCGTAAACTACTCATAAGCCAGTCAAAGTTCCCAAAGCTCAAAGAGAAAAAAGCAGATCCCGACTCAGACGCTGCTGCAGCACCAAAGACGCCCGCTAAAGTGAAAGCAACCAAGTCAGCCAAG AGGTCAGGATGTCCCAGTTTTACCCTCTTCTGCTTCCTGAGCACCACCTTGCTGCTTCTCGGAGGGTTCTCTCACCACGTGTGGCACTACGGGCTTCCCATGTCCGTGTCCCAGCTCACGGCTCAGCTGGAGCTGCACTGGCTGGAGGGCTTTGGATTGTTACCAGAGCCCTGTAGCACTGACTGTCG AGTGCACCTGGTGGAAAGCATTCCTGTCGGTCTCTACCAGTCTTCCCCCTCGTCCAGAAAGAGCATCGCAGACAGCTGGCTGCACCTGCTGGACAGAGCCAACAGCTCAGTCCACATCGCCGCTTTTTATTTCACACTGCGGGACAGCGATCTGGGCTCGCACGAATCCTCAGACTCTCAG GGAAGAAAGGTCTTTGAGCAGCTGATGAAACTTGAATCCAAAGGTGTAAAGCTCCAGATCGCTGTCAACGCCCCCCAACAGTCAAATCACGACACAGCCGACCTGGCTGGGACAG GTGCAGAGGTCAGAGAGGTGGACCTCAAAGCCGTTACTGGAGGCATCGTCCACACCAAGCTGTGGGTGGTTGACCAAAAGCACTTCTATGTGGGCAGTGCTAACATGGACTGGCGCTCTCTAAGCCAG GTGAAGGAGGTGGGTCTGTCAGTGGAGGACTGCAGCTGCCTGGCTCAGGATGCCTTTCGGATCTTTGGGGTGTATTGGAGCATCGGCGGTGTGATAAACGGTTCCCTGCCTCCGTACTGGCCCGCTCGCCTCTCTGCCCTGTCGAGTTCCCAGAAGCCCCTGCATCTGAAGTTCAACGGGGTCCCTGCTCAGGTCTACCTCTCT AGCGCCCCTCCACAAATCTCAGCCCGTGGCCGCTCTGACGATCTGTCCACTATTCTGTCTGTCATCAACGATGCTCAGGGATTCGTTTACATCTCTGTCATGGACTTCCTTCCACTGTCTCAGTTCACGGAGCCACTCAG GTTCTGGCCCGCCATCGACACGGCCCTGCGTGCTGCGGCGTGCACCAGAGGCGTGCGAGTCCAACTGCTGGTCAGCTGCTGGGAGCATTCTTCTCCTGACATGTTCATCTTCCTGCAGTCCCTGCAGGTGCTCAGGAGGCATCCACTGACGTGCGACATTGACGTG AAAATCTTTACAGTGCCTTCAACAGCAGAGCAGAAGAAGATTCCCTTTGCACGAGTCAACCATGCCAAGTACATGGTTACAGACAGAGTGGTCTATATAG GGACGTCCAACTGGTCAGAAAACTACTTTGCATTCACGGCTGGCGTGGGCTTGGTGGTGAACCAGACGGGCTCTGCTGTTAAACCGGGCCAGCAGACTCTGCAGAGCCAAGCAGAGGAGCTGTTCCTCAGAGACTGGGGGTCTGAGTACGCCTCCACGCTCCCCGTTGAAGACGTGGACGTGTGCCCGCGCCATTGA
- the gpr137 gene encoding integral membrane protein GPR137 gives MEAPVTATPPANSSNSPSPAPLRPAVAPSVQLSFTVLYTTLYAGLFVVVYVQLWLLYIYGHKRWSYQSGFLYLCLLWAALRTTLFSFYFHDALQANHLPVAVFWLLYCFPVCLQFFTLSLINLYFTQVLVKVREVDRGLWAARCLYGALNAIFFCVNVVCAALGERTSDGERGERTWNLVLVRVVVNDLLFILEAVLLASTLLLLTRHSRSASIHLISRGTTVWRTAALGGAVIFLFASRACYNLTVLFLSQKYRVESFNYDWYNVSDQADLESELGDRDYLVFGAILFMWELLPTGLLILIFRVRRPAQENSIMAINNRVLPRPYFFDDPQGSDEDIPAPWANGSNSNISWYGSETAPLLFANNPPDQNHQHHTLYSTPQN, from the exons ATGGAAGCCCCAGTTACAGCCACCCCTCCTGCCAACTCCTCCAATTCGCCATCCCCGGCCCCCCTGCGTCCTGCTGTCGCCCCCTCGGTCCAGCTTAGCTTTACCGTCCTCTACACCACTTTGTACGCCGGGCTCTTTGTGGTGGTGTACGTGCAGCTGTGGCTCCTCTACATCtatggacacaagcgatggagctACCAGAGCGGCTTCCTGTACCTCTGTCTGCTGTGGGCTGCCCTTCGCACCACCTTGTTCTCTTTTTACTTCCATGATGCCCTGCAAGCCAACCACCTCCCCGTTGCAGTGTTCTGGCTCCTCTACTGCTTCCCCGTTTGCCTGCAGTTTTTCACTCTCAGCCTCATTAACCTGTACTTCACTCAG gTATTAGTGAAAGTGAGAGAAGTGGACAGAGGGCT GTGGGCAGCAAGGTGTTTGTACGGTGCGCTGAACGCCATCTTCTTCTGCGTCAACGTGGTGTGCGCTGCACTCGGGGAACGAACCAGCGATGGCGAGAGGGGAGAGCGCACCTGGAATCTAGTCCTGGTTCGAGTTGTGGTCAACGACTTGCTCTTTATCCTGGAAGCAGTGCTGCTGGCCTCCACGCTGTTGCTCCTGACCCGACACTCGCGGTCCGCCAGCATCCACCTGATCAGCAGG GGGACCACAGTGTGGCGTACAGCAGCACTGGGAGGAGCAGTGATCTTCCTGTTTGCCAGCAGAGCCTGCTACAACCTGACCGTCCTGTTTCTGTCCCAGAAGTATCGGGTGGAGTCCTTTAACTATGATTGGTATAATGTCTCTGACCAG GCGGACTTGGAGAGTGAACTCGGCGACAGGGACTACCTGGTCTTCGGTGCCATTCTCTTCATGTGGGAGCTGCTTCCAACTGGCCTCCTCATCCTTATCTTCAGAGTTCGCCGGCCTGCTCAAGAG AACAGCATCATGGCTATAAACAACAGGGTCCTGCCTCGGCCGTACTTCTTTGACGACCCTCAAGGCAGCGATGAGGACATACCCGCTCCATGGGCCAATGGTTCAAATTCAAACATAAG CTGGTACGGATCAGAGACCGCGCCGCTCCTATTTGCCAACAATCCTCCAGACCAGAACCACCAGCACCACACTCTGTATTCCACTCCTCAAAActga